The following coding sequences lie in one Mycobacterium sp. Z3061 genomic window:
- the efp gene encoding elongation factor P: MASTADFKNGLVLVIDGQLWTITEFQHVKPGKGPAFVRTKLKNVLSGKVVDKTYNAGVKVDTATVDRRDATYLYRDGSDFVFMDSEDYEQHPLSESLVGDAARFLLEGLPVQVAFHNGAPLYLELPVSVELVVSHTEPGLQGDRSSAGTKPATVETGAEIQVPLFINTGDKLKVDTRDGSYLGRVNT, encoded by the coding sequence GTGGCGAGCACTGCTGACTTCAAGAACGGACTTGTCCTGGTCATCGACGGCCAGCTGTGGACCATCACCGAGTTCCAGCACGTCAAACCCGGCAAAGGCCCCGCCTTCGTGCGGACCAAGCTGAAGAACGTGCTCTCCGGCAAGGTCGTCGACAAGACCTACAACGCAGGAGTCAAGGTCGACACCGCTACCGTCGACCGGCGCGACGCCACCTACCTGTACCGCGACGGCTCGGACTTCGTCTTCATGGACAGCGAGGACTACGAGCAGCACCCGCTGTCGGAGTCGCTGGTCGGCGACGCCGCCCGGTTTCTGCTCGAGGGGCTCCCGGTGCAGGTGGCGTTCCACAACGGCGCGCCGCTGTACCTCGAGTTGCCGGTGTCCGTCGAACTCGTGGTCTCCCACACCGAGCCCGGCCTGCAGGGCGACCGGTCCAGCGCGGGCACCAAGCCGGCCACTGTGGAGACCGGCGCGGAGATTCAGGTGCCGTTGTTCATCAACACCGGCGACAAGCTCAAGGTGGACACCCGCGACGGCAGCTACCTGGGGCGGGTCAACACCTGA
- the nusB gene encoding transcription antitermination factor NusB — protein MPDDKASNQRPSRPSRPARPFKGRHLARKGAVELLFEAEARGLSQVEMVEMRTALAQSNPDVSPLLPYAAVVARGVAEHAAHVDELITSHLQSWNLDRLPAVDRAILRVAVWELLYADDVPEPVAVDEAVELAKELSTDDSPGFINGVLGQVMLVTPQIRAAARAVQGGAS, from the coding sequence ATGCCGGATGACAAAGCGAGCAATCAGCGGCCGTCCCGGCCATCCCGCCCCGCGCGCCCGTTCAAGGGCCGGCACTTGGCCCGCAAAGGCGCGGTGGAACTGCTGTTCGAGGCGGAGGCTCGCGGCCTGAGCCAAGTCGAGATGGTCGAGATGCGCACGGCGCTGGCGCAGTCCAACCCGGACGTGAGCCCGCTGCTTCCGTACGCGGCAGTGGTGGCGCGCGGTGTCGCCGAGCACGCGGCCCACGTCGACGAGCTGATCACCTCGCATCTGCAGTCCTGGAACCTGGACCGCCTGCCCGCGGTGGATCGCGCGATTCTGCGGGTCGCGGTATGGGAGCTGCTGTACGCCGACGACGTGCCGGAGCCGGTCGCCGTCGACGAGGCCGTGGAACTGGCCAAGGAACTTTCCACCGACGATTCGCCGGGCTTCATCAACGGCGTGCTGGGCCAGGTCATGCTGGTGACGCCACAGATCCGCGCGGCCGCCCGAGCCGTGCAAGGAGGTGCCTCGTGA
- a CDS encoding DUF6636 domain-containing protein, with the protein MKGPGVLACAGTALAVLAPATAHADGFDFFQTPSGNIACAMGLLDGSTLVDCEISDHTWAAPARPTPCMGAFGDRISMRQGSAPRLTCHSDTVRGTGYPVLQYGQSRSRNSVTCESEQSGITCTDSGTGHYFQLSRDTYELH; encoded by the coding sequence ATGAAGGGCCCGGGCGTGCTGGCCTGCGCCGGGACGGCGCTGGCGGTTCTGGCCCCGGCCACCGCGCACGCCGACGGCTTCGACTTCTTCCAGACACCGTCGGGCAACATCGCCTGTGCGATGGGATTGTTAGACGGTTCAACACTGGTCGACTGCGAGATCAGCGACCACACCTGGGCGGCGCCGGCGCGCCCGACTCCGTGCATGGGGGCCTTCGGGGATCGGATCAGCATGCGGCAGGGGAGTGCGCCCAGGCTGACCTGCCACAGCGATACCGTCCGGGGGACCGGCTACCCGGTTCTGCAGTACGGCCAGTCCCGCTCCCGCAACTCGGTAACCTGCGAAAGCGAGCAATCCGGTATCACCTGTACCGACAGCGGTACGGGCCACTACTTCCAACTTTCCCGCGATACCTACGAGCTGCACTGA